One genomic region from bacterium encodes:
- a CDS encoding DUF5723 family protein, with the protein MRRLTTIIVLSLVFGASARAQSPLALSTAGASLALSQGVEALFSNPAHLGMSQPYWVQLRLVGAGAGVHSNGLGFDDYRKYNGATLEAEDKADILAQVPEEGWALWSEGSATALAARMGAWGLSVSGLGSARGNLDREAIDLLLHGNADQPDWSFENSDGEGLASWQATLSHGRRVAQLGGGPVYAGLSVSYVRGLYLARADEVRAELATETTGLTGQATAEWVTASGGDGFGVDIGTAWQARPNLLVSVACEHLYHAIRWTRQVERTRYETVFDDLTIDNFEDSLWDSHELTEPSDPFSVGLPPHVRVGAALQAGKTGLALEGSVWTAQRFAASTTPQVAAAVEHPVTRFLPVRLGVAVGGASGLAVGWGAGLRWGSFTWDVGFRIDRGIWIGNGRGLAASTAIDLSI; encoded by the coding sequence ATGCGTCGACTCACCACGATCATTGTTCTTTCCCTCGTCTTCGGGGCATCGGCCCGGGCGCAGAGCCCCTTGGCGCTGTCAACCGCGGGCGCGTCGCTGGCGCTGTCGCAGGGGGTCGAGGCGCTCTTCTCGAACCCGGCGCATCTGGGCATGAGCCAACCCTACTGGGTGCAGTTGCGATTGGTCGGCGCGGGAGCCGGCGTTCACAGCAACGGCCTCGGCTTCGACGACTACCGCAAATACAACGGCGCCACGCTGGAGGCCGAAGATAAGGCGGACATTCTCGCCCAGGTTCCTGAGGAGGGCTGGGCCCTGTGGAGCGAAGGGTCGGCCACGGCCCTGGCGGCGCGGATGGGCGCCTGGGGCCTGTCGGTTTCCGGACTGGGAAGCGCGCGGGGCAATCTGGACCGCGAGGCCATCGATCTGCTCCTGCATGGCAACGCCGACCAACCCGACTGGAGTTTCGAAAACTCCGACGGCGAGGGATTGGCGTCCTGGCAGGCGACTCTCAGCCATGGGCGTCGGGTTGCGCAACTTGGCGGCGGGCCGGTCTATGCGGGCCTGTCGGTGTCGTATGTGCGCGGCCTCTACCTTGCGCGCGCCGATGAAGTGCGCGCCGAACTGGCGACGGAAACGACCGGACTGACCGGACAGGCCACCGCCGAGTGGGTCACCGCTTCCGGCGGCGACGGATTCGGCGTCGACATCGGCACCGCCTGGCAGGCGCGGCCCAATCTCCTCGTCAGCGTCGCCTGCGAGCATCTCTATCACGCCATTCGATGGACCCGCCAGGTGGAGCGCACGCGCTATGAGACGGTATTCGATGATTTGACCATCGACAACTTCGAAGACTCGCTCTGGGATTCCCACGAACTCACCGAACCAAGTGATCCGTTTTCGGTCGGGCTGCCTCCGCATGTGCGTGTCGGTGCCGCCCTGCAGGCGGGCAAGACCGGTCTGGCCCTGGAGGGATCGGTGTGGACGGCGCAGCGATTTGCGGCCAGCACGACGCCCCAGGTGGCCGCCGCGGTGGAGCATCCGGTAACACGGTTCCTGCCGGTTCGACTCGGTGTCGCCGTGGGCGGCGCCAGCGGGCTTGCGGTCGGCTGGGGCGCGGGGTTGCGATGGGGGTCTTTCACCTGGGATGTGGGATTCCGGATTGATCGGGGAATATGGATCGGCAATGGCCGCGGACTGGCGGCCTCGACGGCGATTGATTTGTCCATTTGA